From Daucus carota subsp. sativus chromosome 6, DH1 v3.0, whole genome shotgun sequence, the proteins below share one genomic window:
- the LOC108226076 gene encoding probable protein phosphatase 2C 75 translates to MSENCDSPPHSNTFFQCPPDKDRASSEPRLLPLFPVEVPDAHHSGSTNSPLSLPQSPEETIPSQLLSPPIPREPFCGSVCLIGKSQHMEDAISIIPQILGSLRPSAPYHLHFYGVFDGHGGSLVSGFCQAQMHQMVLEVLLTRTSEIQGIAPASVDWWDVLMTRCFRNMDGLVLRTCPCGELGVNCGNHSTQTQSQLYSEFVGSTAAVVLLSNCQIIVANCGDSGVVLANNGNTIPLTHPHKVLSTDGRVRIEDHLLTTTRAIGNRYLKKYLIPDPDVTLRTRDSKDEFLIIASAGFWDVVSTDAACHVARGCFRHSHPPYYANADDANGEPHHFDTLVPSMSLMYPSPSATAAAILSRMAGIRGSEDNISVIVVDLMNNRS, encoded by the exons ATGTCTGAGAACTGTGATTCTCCACCCCATTCCAACACTTTCTTTCAATGTCCGCCAGATAAAGATAGAGCCTCGTCTGAACCACGTTTGCTGCCTCTATTTCCGGTAGAGGTGCCAGATGCCCATCATTCTGGTTCTACTAATTCCCCTCTTAGTCTGCCTCAATCACCCGAAGAAACAATTCCATCACAATTGTTGTCACCTCCAATTCCAAGGGAACCTTTTTGTGGAAGTGTGTGTCTGATTGGAAAGAGCCAACATATGGAAGATGCCATCTCTATTATTCCCCAGATATTAGGGTCACTAAGACCTTCTGCACCATATCATCTGCATTTTTACGGTGTTTTTGACGGACATGGGGGAAGTCTT GTTTCAGGTTTTTGTCAGGCTCAAATGCATCAAATGGTGCTAGAAGTACTTCTGACACGAACATCTGAAATACAGGGAATAGCACCTGCATCCGTAGACTGGTGGGACGTACTAATGACGAGGTGCTTTAGAAATATGGATGGGTTGGTACTTAGGACTTGCCCTTGTGGGGAACTTGGGGTTAACTGTGGAAACCATTCCACACAAACACAATCACAATTATATTCTGAGTTTGTAGGATCCACAGCTGCAGTGGTGCTTCTGTCAAATTGTCAGATTATAGTCGCTAATTGCGGAGACTCGGGTGTTGTTCTGGCTAACAATGGAAATACTATTCCACTCACCCATCCTCATAAGGTACT ATCTACTGATGGGAGAGTCAGAATCGAGGATCATTTGCTAACCACTACTCGCGCAATTG GAAATAGGTATCTAAAAAAGTATCTCATTCCGGACCCGGATGTTACCTTGAGAACGAGGGATTCTAAAGATGAGTTCTTAATCATTGCTAGTGCTGGGTTCTGGGATGTGGTTTCAACCGACGCAGCTTGTCATGTGGCCCGGGGTTGTTTCCGCCACTCCCATCCACCTTACTATGCTAATGCCGACGATGCAAACGGTGAGCCTCATCATTTTGACACTCTAGTACCATCTATGTCCTTGATGTATCCATCACCAAGTGCAACAGCAGCCGCAATACTTTCCCGTATGGCTGGTATACGAGGAAGTGAAGATAATATAAGCGTTATTGTTGTTGATCTCATGAACAATAGGTCTTAA